From Moraxella sp. K1664, one genomic window encodes:
- a CDS encoding methionine/alanine import family NSS transporter small subunit: protein MNGTALAVMVVALSIVWGGLILSIIHLTKNPDIDMDKVPSDH, encoded by the coding sequence ATGAACGGTACCGCATTAGCAGTCATGGTGGTGGCTTTGTCTATCGTTTGGGGTGGGTTGATTTTATCCATCATTCACTTAACCAAAAATCCTGATATTGACATGGATAAAGTGCCAAGCGACCATTAA
- the nfuA gene encoding Fe-S biogenesis protein NfuA — protein sequence MSDLQNEPLSSNIIITPNAQDYLAELLAKQEVDGIGVRIFVEHAGTPRAECCMSYCQPDEIDEDDLQIPYDKFVAHIDAPSIPYLHDAVIDYNKDRFGGQLTFRAPNSKVPQVGENASIEERITYVLQAEINPQLASHGGHVELLEVIEDDAGKTAVLKFGGGCQGCSAVDVTLRQGVEVQLKQQIPELTQVIDETDHTKTENAYYK from the coding sequence ATGAGCGATTTACAAAACGAACCTTTAAGCAGTAACATCATCATCACGCCCAACGCCCAAGACTATCTGGCGGAACTGCTTGCCAAACAAGAAGTGGACGGCATTGGCGTGCGTATTTTTGTGGAACACGCAGGCACGCCCCGAGCCGAGTGCTGTATGAGCTACTGCCAGCCCGATGAGATTGATGAAGACGATTTGCAAATTCCTTATGACAAATTTGTCGCTCACATTGACGCACCGAGCATTCCTTATCTGCATGATGCGGTGATTGACTATAACAAAGACCGTTTTGGCGGTCAGCTTACATTTAGAGCCCCCAACTCAAAAGTCCCCCAAGTGGGCGAAAATGCCAGCATTGAAGAACGGATTACTTATGTGCTACAAGCCGAGATTAACCCCCAACTTGCCAGCCATGGCGGTCATGTGGAGCTTTTGGAAGTTATCGAAGATGATGCAGGCAAAACCGCCGTGCTAAAATTCGGCGGTGGCTGTCAAGGGTGCAGTGCGGTGGACGTTACCTTGCGTCAAGGCGTGGAAGTTCAGCTAAAACAACAAATTCCCGAGCTGACCCAAGTCATTGACGAAACCGACCACACTAAGACGGAAAATGCGTATTATAAATGA
- a CDS encoding helix-turn-helix domain-containing protein yields MAKYTTDFKLSVIGYYLNHHGYKQTAKHFNLNHTTVELWVKLYQAHGIDGIKRRHTKAVYDTDFKLNAVQAIQQGKSLTQLAIELNLPQPSLLSTWLKSYQAFGIMGLIPKPKGKKAMSNKHNANKTKSTWKTKQDHEKSVDDLLDELAYLRAENDYLKKLDALIRQKEQSVQTKNKS; encoded by the coding sequence ATGGCAAAATACACAACCGACTTTAAACTGTCTGTGATTGGGTATTATCTTAATCATCATGGCTACAAACAAACCGCCAAACACTTTAATCTAAACCACACAACCGTAGAGCTATGGGTTAAACTCTATCAAGCACATGGCATTGATGGCATAAAAAGACGACACACAAAGGCTGTCTATGACACAGATTTTAAGCTTAATGCCGTTCAAGCCATACAACAGGGCAAATCGCTTACACAACTTGCCATAGAGCTTAATCTGCCACAACCTTCTTTACTGTCAACTTGGTTAAAGTCCTACCAAGCCTTTGGTATAATGGGACTAATACCCAAACCCAAAGGCAAAAAAGCAATGTCAAACAAACACAACGCTAATAAAACCAAATCAACTTGGAAAACCAAACAAGACCACGAAAAAAGTGTGGATGATTTGCTTGATGAACTTGCCTATCTTAGAGCAGAGAATGACTATCTAAAAAAGCTAGATGCCTTAATTCGTCAAAAGGAACAATCAGTACAAACAAAGAACAAGTCCTGA
- a CDS encoding IS3 family transposase → MSTNKEQVLIIQELRHKHKLADLLAVSNLPRSVFYYHIRQSTKPDKDLDLKEHINHIYHQHKGRYGYRRITSELNNQLAQKGMVINHKRVQRLMAKLGLKALVRRQRKFNTYKGTMGKDTIQDNILKRDFKADKPNQKWATDITEFKVQDKANDGSVIQRKLYLSPIIDLFNGEIVSYTMKDRPTYELVKEMLNDALSKLSQEKMDDKPIIHSDQGWHYQMHQYQQTLKEQGLTQSMSRKGNCLDNAVIESFFGTLKQEIFYETTTFTSTDELKQVIDEYIHYYNHDRIKSKLKGLSPVKYRNLVQLGLIQPLATT, encoded by the coding sequence ATCAGTACAAACAAAGAACAAGTCCTGATCATCCAAGAATTAAGGCATAAGCACAAACTTGCTGACTTATTGGCAGTGTCAAACTTGCCAAGAAGTGTGTTTTATTACCACATTCGTCAAAGTACAAAGCCTGACAAAGACCTTGACTTAAAAGAACACATTAACCACATCTACCACCAACACAAGGGCAGGTATGGTTATCGTAGAATCACATCAGAGCTTAACAATCAGCTTGCCCAAAAAGGCATGGTCATTAATCATAAACGAGTGCAACGACTGATGGCTAAACTTGGACTCAAAGCATTGGTTCGTCGTCAACGTAAGTTTAATACTTACAAAGGCACAATGGGCAAAGATACCATTCAGGACAATATACTCAAAAGAGACTTTAAAGCAGACAAACCCAATCAAAAGTGGGCAACAGACATCACAGAGTTTAAAGTACAAGACAAGGCAAATGATGGCAGTGTCATTCAAAGAAAACTCTACCTATCGCCCATCATCGACTTGTTTAATGGTGAGATTGTCAGTTATACGATGAAGGACAGACCAACGTATGAGTTGGTCAAAGAGATGTTAAATGATGCCCTATCCAAGCTAAGCCAAGAAAAGATGGATGACAAACCCATCATTCATTCAGACCAAGGCTGGCACTATCAAATGCACCAGTATCAACAAACCCTAAAAGAACAAGGCTTAACCCAAAGCATGTCAAGAAAAGGCAATTGTTTGGATAATGCTGTGATAGAGAGCTTCTTTGGTACGCTAAAACAAGAGATATTTTATGAGACAACCACATTTACATCAACAGATGAACTTAAACAAGTGATTGATGAGTACATACACTACTACAATCATGATAGAATAAAGAGCAAATTAAAAGGACTAAGTCCTGTTAAGTACAGAAACTTAGTCCAATTAGGGTTAATACAACCACTTGCAACAACCTAA
- a CDS encoding sodium-dependent transporter, protein MSTQRESWSARSGFILAAIGSAVGLGNIWRFPYVSYENGGGAFFIPYLIALATAGFPLLFLDYVAGQKYHGAPPTAYRRMIKSKEIVGWWQVLVCTVIGIYYASVLSWAGQYTLYAFGQQWGDDPQTFFFEHYLQNGSGLDFGIVPSLFIGVAIVWALVLFIMYGGIRKGVELVNKICIPLLVVMFTIMVVQAVRLNGASEGLNAFFTPNWEKMADPKVWLAAYGHVFFSMSIGFGIMVTYSSYLKKNANLTGSGLVVGFANSSFEVMAGIGIFSVLGFMAVQSGVPVSEVVSGGIGLAFIAFPKIISSMGDAGTLIGILFFGSLFVAGVTSMASILQVPISAVKDKFGWSHKKAVSVVGGVSALISLALFSTKTAITFVDVIDHFANNIGVVTGAILSIIWVTWFNRPVMDKLINHINAISSVKVGKGWAFMLTIVTPISLIVALVLSVFSLVTKGYDSYDLATQLIFGWGVVAVFAVGSFLLTKAPAHATHHQHKSIEGENA, encoded by the coding sequence ATGTCCACACAACGAGAAAGTTGGTCGGCACGCTCAGGCTTTATTTTGGCGGCGATTGGGTCGGCAGTAGGCTTGGGCAACATTTGGCGTTTCCCTTATGTGTCTTATGAAAATGGCGGTGGGGCGTTTTTCATCCCTTACTTGATTGCCTTGGCAACCGCAGGGTTTCCCTTGCTATTTTTGGATTATGTCGCAGGGCAAAAATACCACGGAGCCCCACCCACGGCTTATCGGCGAATGATTAAATCAAAAGAAATCGTGGGCTGGTGGCAGGTGCTGGTGTGTACGGTCATCGGGATTTATTATGCGTCCGTGTTGTCATGGGCAGGGCAATACACCCTATATGCCTTTGGGCAACAGTGGGGCGATGACCCGCAGACGTTTTTCTTTGAGCATTATCTGCAAAATGGCTCGGGACTAGATTTTGGCATTGTGCCTAGTCTGTTTATCGGGGTGGCCATCGTATGGGCATTGGTGCTGTTCATCATGTATGGCGGTATCCGAAAAGGCGTGGAGCTTGTCAACAAAATCTGTATTCCGCTATTGGTGGTCATGTTTACCATAATGGTGGTGCAAGCAGTGCGACTAAACGGTGCCTCCGAAGGGTTAAATGCCTTTTTTACCCCCAATTGGGAAAAAATGGCTGACCCTAAGGTCTGGCTTGCCGCTTACGGGCACGTCTTTTTCTCAATGTCTATCGGCTTTGGGATTATGGTAACGTACTCATCTTATTTAAAGAAAAATGCCAACCTGACAGGCTCAGGATTGGTGGTGGGTTTTGCTAACTCATCGTTTGAAGTCATGGCAGGTATCGGGATTTTCTCGGTACTGGGCTTTATGGCGGTGCAATCAGGCGTGCCTGTATCAGAAGTGGTGTCGGGCGGTATCGGTTTGGCATTCATCGCTTTTCCAAAAATCATCTCTAGCATGGGCGACGCTGGTACGCTCATCGGCATCTTGTTTTTTGGTTCGCTGTTTGTGGCGGGCGTTACGTCCATGGCAAGTATCTTACAAGTGCCAATCTCAGCGGTCAAGGACAAATTCGGCTGGTCGCATAAAAAAGCAGTTAGCGTGGTCGGTGGTGTATCAGCTCTCATCTCACTTGCCCTGTTTTCTACCAAAACGGCGATTACCTTTGTGGACGTGATTGACCATTTTGCCAATAATATCGGCGTGGTAACAGGGGCGATTTTGTCTATCATTTGGGTAACGTGGTTTAACCGTCCTGTCATGGATAAGCTCATCAACCACATTAACGCCATTTCTAGCGTGAAAGTGGGTAAGGGCTGGGCATTTATGCTGACCATTGTTACGCCCATTTCGCTCATCGTGGCGTTGGTGCTAAGTGTGTTCTCACTCGTTACCAAGGGCTATGACAGTTATGATTTGGCAACTCAACTTATCTTTGGTTGGGGTGTGGTGGCAGTGTTTGCGGTGGGTTCGTTCCTATTGACCAAAGCACCTGCCCACGCCACACATCATCAGCACAAATCCATAGAAGGAGAAAACGCATGA